One Sodalis praecaptivus DNA segment encodes these proteins:
- the asnB gene encoding asparagine synthase B translates to MCSIFGVLDLKTDPVELRKQALECSRLMRHRGPDWSGVYAGDKAILAHERLSIVDVNTGAQPLYNAAHTHVLAVNGEIYNHQLIREQLGDRYAFQTGSDCEVILALYQEKGPEFLDELRGMFAFILYDTEKDAYLIGRDHMGIIPLYMGHDEHGNLYVASEMKALVPVCRTLQEFPPGHYLWSQDGEMRQYYQRDWFDYDRVKDNVTDKAALKAALEESVKSHLMSDVPYGVLLSGGLDSSIISAITKKYAARRVEDQAKSEAWWPQLHSFAVGLEGSPDLSAASKVAAALGTVHHEIHFTVQEGLDAIRDVIYHIETYDVTTIRASTPMYLMSRKIKAMGIKMVLSGEGADEVFGGYLYFHKAPNAKEFHEELVRKLQALHMYDCARANKAMSAWGVEARVPFLDKQFLDVAMRINPQDKMCGNGKIEKHVLRECFADYLPESVAWRQKEQFSDGVGYSWIDSLKVIAAEQISDRQLANAHFRFPYNTPTSKEGYLYREMFEALFPLPSAAECVPGGPSVACSSAKAIEWDESFKKMDDPSGRAVGVHASAY, encoded by the coding sequence ATGTGTTCTATTTTTGGGGTGCTGGATCTGAAGACCGATCCGGTCGAACTGCGTAAACAGGCGTTGGAATGCTCCCGCTTGATGCGTCATCGCGGCCCCGACTGGTCCGGTGTCTATGCGGGCGATAAAGCGATACTGGCCCATGAGCGTCTGTCTATCGTCGACGTCAATACCGGCGCCCAACCCCTTTATAACGCGGCGCACACCCATGTGCTGGCGGTCAATGGCGAGATCTATAACCATCAGCTTATCCGCGAACAGCTAGGCGATCGCTACGCTTTTCAAACCGGTTCCGATTGTGAGGTGATCCTGGCCCTGTATCAGGAAAAAGGTCCAGAATTTTTGGATGAACTGCGCGGCATGTTCGCTTTTATCCTGTACGACACGGAAAAAGACGCCTATTTGATCGGCCGCGATCACATGGGCATCATTCCTCTGTATATGGGTCATGACGAGCACGGTAACCTGTACGTCGCATCGGAAATGAAAGCGCTGGTTCCGGTCTGCCGCACGCTACAGGAATTTCCTCCCGGCCACTATCTCTGGAGCCAGGACGGCGAAATGCGCCAGTACTATCAGCGTGACTGGTTCGACTATGATCGGGTGAAGGACAACGTTACCGATAAGGCGGCGCTGAAGGCGGCGCTTGAGGAGTCGGTGAAAAGCCATCTGATGTCCGACGTGCCTTACGGCGTACTCTTGTCCGGCGGGCTTGATTCTTCCATTATCTCCGCCATCACCAAAAAATACGCTGCCCGCCGGGTGGAAGACCAGGCCAAAAGCGAAGCCTGGTGGCCGCAGTTGCACTCCTTCGCCGTGGGCCTGGAAGGCTCGCCGGACCTGAGCGCCGCCAGTAAAGTGGCGGCAGCGCTGGGCACGGTGCATCATGAAATCCATTTCACGGTGCAAGAAGGGCTGGACGCGATTCGCGACGTGATTTACCACATCGAAACCTATGATGTCACCACCATTCGCGCTTCGACGCCAATGTATTTAATGTCGCGTAAGATCAAAGCGATGGGCATCAAAATGGTCCTGTCCGGCGAAGGCGCCGATGAAGTTTTCGGCGGCTACCTCTATTTCCACAAGGCGCCGAACGCGAAAGAGTTCCACGAAGAGCTGGTGCGTAAGCTACAGGCCCTGCATATGTATGATTGCGCCCGCGCCAACAAAGCGATGTCCGCCTGGGGCGTCGAAGCGCGTGTTCCCTTCCTGGATAAGCAATTCCTGGACGTGGCCATGCGCATCAACCCGCAGGATAAGATGTGCGGCAACGGCAAAATTGAAAAACACGTGTTGCGCGAGTGCTTCGCCGATTACCTGCCGGAGAGCGTCGCCTGGCGGCAAAAAGAGCAGTTCTCCGACGGCGTGGGCTACAGCTGGATCGATAGCCTGAAAGTCATCGCCGCAGAGCAAATCAGCGATCGGCAGTTGGCCAATGCGCATTTCCGTTTTCCATACAACACCCCCACCTCCAAAGAAGGTTATCTGTACCGGGAGATGTTTGAAGCGCTGTTCCCGCTGCCGAGCGCCGCAGAATGCGTCCCGGGCGGTCCGTCCGTGGCCTGCTCTTCCGCCAAGGCCATAGAATGGGATGAATCCTTCAAGAAAATGGACGATCCCTCCGGTCGCGCGGTGGGTGTACACGCTTCGGCCTATTGA
- a CDS encoding ogr/Delta-like zinc finger family protein — protein sequence MCGQSAHARTSPYLITTTKARYNQCANLNRGHTFSSHETFTRSVCVPQQIEPVTSPPDHTSQNLLQFD from the coding sequence CTGTGCGGTCAGTCCGCACACGCCCGAACCAGCCCCTACCTTATTACCACGACGAAAGCGCGTTACAATCAATGTGCCAACCTCAATCGTGGGCACACCTTCAGCTCACATGAAACTTTTACACGCTCTGTTTGCGTGCCCCAGCAGATTGAGCCCGTCACATCCCCTCCGGATCATACCAGTCAAAACTTGTTACAATTTGATTGA